One part of the Brevundimonas subvibrioides ATCC 15264 genome encodes these proteins:
- a CDS encoding YybH family protein, whose translation MSNAKLLLVLAVSVSICSVGPAFAHAPGQTAVASVNDVQAEATAAAQVVDAFHAALEHGEADAALALLSDDVLIFESGGAERSKAEYAQHHLAADAAFSAAVPSIRSRRLARASADSAWVATESRTTGSFNGRPINSLSVETMVLRREADGWRISHIHWSSHAAR comes from the coding sequence ATGTCGAACGCCAAGCTTCTCCTCGTCCTCGCCGTCTCAGTGTCGATCTGTTCAGTCGGGCCGGCGTTCGCTCATGCTCCGGGCCAGACCGCCGTCGCCTCGGTTAATGACGTGCAGGCGGAGGCGACTGCGGCAGCGCAGGTCGTCGATGCCTTTCATGCTGCGCTCGAACACGGAGAAGCAGACGCTGCACTGGCCCTGCTGTCCGACGACGTCCTGATCTTTGAGAGCGGCGGGGCTGAACGATCGAAAGCCGAATATGCCCAACACCATCTGGCCGCCGACGCGGCGTTCTCGGCCGCCGTGCCCAGCATCCGGTCCCGCCGCCTCGCGCGAGCCAGCGCGGACAGCGCCTGGGTCGCGACCGAGAGCCGAACGACAGGCTCGTTTAACGGCCGCCCGATCAACAGTCTCTCGGTCGAAACAATGGTCCTTCGTCGCGAGGCCGATGGATGGCGGATTTCGCACATTCATTGGTCGTCGCACGCGGCGCGCTGA
- a CDS encoding heavy metal translocating P-type ATPase, giving the protein MTTHPHSHAAVHACCGAKASDGAATVKDPVCGMSVDPTTTAHRASHDGQDYFFCSAGCQSKFVADPAPYLTPGMQAEPVIPGAIYTCPMHPEIRQEGPGSCPICGMALEPETVTAEAPPNHELVDFTRRFWIGLVLTLPVFALEMGGHLTNLHMLIPGQMSNWIQFALATPVVLWCGLPFFERGWTSLRTRRLNMFTLISMGVGVAWLYSVVAVLAPSLFPPAFLKADGSAPVYFEAAAVITVLVLIGQILELRAREQTSGAIRALLDLAPKTARRVRADGVDEDVSLDQITVGDRLRVRPGEKIPVDGELLDGRVAVDESMVTGESMPVTKDVGDRVVAGSLNKTGSFIMRADKVGADTLLAQIVQMVAQAQRSRAPIQRLADTVSGWFVPTVIAIALLAALVWGLVGPEPRLSYALVAAVSVLIIACPCALGLATPISIMVGVGRGAHAGVLIKNAEALERLEKVDTLVLDKTGTLTEGRPSVTAILPAEGFTDTDILRLSASLERGSEHPLADAIVRAARDRALTLSEAADFDSPVGRGVRGTIEGRQVALGNTRYLGELSIDVSALEPKAEALRHDGATAIFVAIDGKAAGVLGIADPIKATTPAAIIALKAAGLRLVMMTGDNRTTAEAVARRLGIDEVQAEVLPQDKASVVQQLRAQGRIVAMAGDGVNDAPALAAADVGVAMGAGSDVAIESAGVTLLGGDLQGIVRARHLSKAVMGNIRQNLVFAFGYNALGIPVAAGLLYPVFGWLLSPALAALAMALSSVSVIGNALRLRAVKL; this is encoded by the coding sequence ATGACCACGCATCCCCACAGTCACGCCGCAGTTCATGCCTGCTGCGGGGCAAAAGCCTCGGATGGCGCGGCCACGGTCAAGGATCCGGTCTGCGGCATGTCGGTCGATCCCACGACGACGGCCCATCGAGCCAGCCATGACGGACAGGACTATTTTTTCTGTTCGGCCGGGTGCCAGTCCAAGTTCGTCGCCGACCCCGCCCCCTACTTGACCCCAGGAATGCAAGCGGAGCCCGTCATTCCCGGCGCCATCTACACCTGCCCCATGCATCCGGAGATCCGACAGGAAGGACCGGGGTCGTGCCCGATCTGCGGCATGGCGCTGGAGCCGGAAACCGTCACCGCTGAAGCCCCGCCCAATCATGAACTGGTCGATTTCACCCGCCGTTTTTGGATCGGTCTGGTCCTGACCCTGCCGGTCTTCGCCCTGGAGATGGGCGGGCACCTGACGAACCTGCACATGCTGATCCCGGGCCAGATGTCGAACTGGATTCAGTTCGCGCTGGCGACGCCCGTGGTCCTGTGGTGCGGCCTCCCCTTCTTCGAGCGCGGCTGGACGTCGCTGCGCACCCGTCGGCTGAACATGTTCACCCTGATCTCAATGGGGGTGGGGGTAGCCTGGCTCTACAGCGTCGTCGCCGTCCTCGCTCCGAGCCTGTTTCCGCCCGCCTTCCTCAAGGCCGATGGGAGCGCGCCGGTGTATTTCGAGGCGGCGGCGGTCATCACCGTGCTGGTGCTGATCGGACAGATTCTGGAACTTCGGGCCCGGGAGCAGACCTCCGGCGCCATTCGAGCCCTGCTGGACCTCGCGCCCAAGACCGCACGACGGGTCCGGGCCGACGGCGTAGATGAAGATGTCTCCTTAGATCAGATCACCGTTGGCGACCGCCTGCGCGTCCGGCCCGGCGAGAAGATCCCGGTCGACGGCGAACTCTTGGACGGCCGGGTCGCGGTCGATGAATCGATGGTGACGGGAGAATCGATGCCAGTGACGAAGGATGTCGGAGATCGCGTCGTCGCCGGCTCCCTGAACAAAACCGGCTCCTTCATCATGCGCGCCGACAAGGTCGGGGCCGACACCCTGCTGGCCCAGATCGTCCAGATGGTCGCTCAGGCCCAGCGAAGCCGCGCACCGATCCAGCGGCTGGCCGACACGGTCTCCGGCTGGTTCGTGCCGACCGTGATCGCGATCGCCCTGCTCGCCGCCCTCGTCTGGGGCCTGGTCGGCCCGGAACCCCGTCTGTCCTACGCTCTCGTCGCCGCGGTTTCGGTCCTGATCATCGCCTGTCCCTGTGCGCTGGGCTTGGCGACCCCGATCTCGATCATGGTGGGCGTGGGCCGAGGCGCGCACGCCGGCGTCCTGATCAAGAACGCGGAAGCGCTCGAACGCCTCGAGAAGGTCGATACCCTCGTTCTGGACAAGACCGGCACCCTGACGGAGGGGCGTCCGTCGGTGACGGCGATCCTGCCCGCCGAGGGCTTCACCGACACCGACATCCTGCGTCTCTCGGCCAGCCTCGAGCGCGGCAGCGAGCATCCGCTGGCCGACGCGATCGTCCGAGCCGCCCGGGATCGGGCCCTTACCCTGTCGGAGGCCGCGGATTTCGACAGCCCGGTCGGCCGGGGCGTGCGCGGGACGATCGAGGGACGCCAGGTCGCGCTGGGCAACACCCGCTATCTCGGTGAACTCTCGATCGACGTCTCCGCCCTGGAGCCGAAGGCCGAAGCGCTCCGTCACGACGGCGCCACCGCCATCTTCGTGGCGATCGACGGGAAGGCAGCCGGGGTCCTCGGCATCGCCGATCCGATCAAGGCCACGACGCCCGCCGCGATCATTGCATTGAAGGCGGCCGGCCTGCGGCTTGTCATGATGACCGGGGACAACCGGACGACGGCCGAGGCCGTGGCGCGACGTCTCGGCATCGACGAGGTTCAGGCCGAGGTCCTGCCGCAGGACAAGGCGTCCGTGGTTCAGCAGCTTCGCGCACAGGGCCGGATCGTCGCTATGGCGGGGGACGGCGTCAACGACGCCCCTGCCCTCGCCGCCGCCGATGTGGGCGTCGCCATGGGGGCGGGCTCGGACGTCGCGATCGAGAGCGCGGGCGTGACCCTGTTGGGCGGCGATCTGCAGGGCATCGTTCGGGCCAGACATTTGTCGAAGGCGGTGATGGGCAACATCCGCCAGAACCTTGTCTTCGCCTTCGGCTACAATGCGCTCGGCATCCCGGTGGCGGCCGGCCTGCTGTACCCTGTCTTCGGCTGGCTGCTGTCGCCCGCTCTGGCGGCGCTCGCCATGGCGCTCTCTTCGGTCAGCGTCATCGGCAATGCGCTGAGGCTGCGCGCGGTGAAACTCTAG
- a CDS encoding CaiB/BaiF CoA transferase family protein, with amino-acid sequence MSHGPLAGLRIVEFDAIGPVPLACMILADLGCEVIRVARPAGAARVWDDIGGTVLHRNRTHVEVDLKREEDRAAVLDLIARADAVMEGFRPGVMERLGLGPDVCLEANPKLAFVRMTGWGQTGPLAPRAGHDINYIALTGALHAMGEADRPPVPPLNYLGDYGGGAMFAVVGLLSAVMSARATGRGQTVDVAMVEGTAVLSSMFHAMIASGLWNDQRGSNLIDGGAPFYRCYACADGGHVAVGALEPQFFALLLDGLGIARDRFSQHDRSIWPEMQAAFEAAFAGRSRNAWAEVFEGVDACVSPVLSFAEAADHPHNRDRGVFPTVNAVRQPAPAPRFSDGEGHIAAKSGALTVDEAIARWASGPPLQG; translated from the coding sequence ATGTCGCATGGACCTCTGGCCGGCCTTCGCATCGTCGAGTTCGACGCCATCGGCCCCGTGCCCCTGGCCTGCATGATTCTGGCCGACCTCGGCTGCGAGGTGATCCGCGTGGCGCGCCCGGCCGGTGCGGCCAGGGTGTGGGACGACATCGGCGGTACCGTGCTCCATCGCAACCGGACCCATGTCGAGGTCGATCTGAAGCGCGAGGAGGACCGGGCCGCCGTCCTGGATCTGATCGCCCGCGCCGACGCGGTCATGGAGGGGTTTCGGCCGGGGGTGATGGAGCGGCTGGGCCTCGGCCCCGACGTCTGTCTGGAGGCCAATCCGAAGCTGGCGTTCGTGCGGATGACGGGTTGGGGCCAGACCGGTCCGCTGGCGCCCAGGGCCGGGCATGACATCAACTACATCGCCCTGACCGGGGCGCTTCACGCGATGGGCGAGGCGGATCGGCCGCCCGTGCCACCGCTGAACTATCTGGGCGACTACGGGGGCGGGGCCATGTTCGCCGTCGTGGGCTTGTTGTCGGCGGTCATGAGCGCGCGCGCGACCGGCAGGGGGCAGACGGTCGATGTGGCCATGGTCGAGGGCACGGCCGTCCTGTCCAGCATGTTCCACGCCATGATCGCCAGCGGCCTCTGGAACGACCAGAGAGGCTCCAACCTGATCGACGGCGGCGCGCCCTTCTATCGCTGCTATGCCTGTGCCGACGGCGGCCACGTCGCGGTCGGCGCGCTGGAGCCCCAGTTCTTCGCCCTGCTGCTGGATGGTCTGGGCATCGCGCGGGACCGGTTCTCCCAGCACGACCGGAGCATCTGGCCAGAGATGCAGGCCGCCTTCGAGGCCGCCTTCGCCGGCCGGTCGCGCAACGCCTGGGCCGAGGTGTTCGAGGGCGTGGACGCCTGCGTGTCACCGGTGCTCAGCTTCGCCGAGGCGGCGGACCACCCGCACAACCGCGACCGTGGCGTGTTTCCGACCGTGAACGCGGTGCGTCAGCCCGCGCCCGCGCCGCGGTTCTCGGACGGGGAGGGGCATATCGCCGCCAAATCCGGTGCGCTCACGGTCGATGAGGCAATCGCGAGATGGGCCAGCGGACCGCCGCTGCAAGGCTGA
- a CDS encoding filamentous hemagglutinin N-terminal domain-containing protein: MTRLHSLISGLHGWGRPAGRRTALSASTVLTRLISPAALGLAAALSMGTGATAQTLPTGGVVSAGTATLSTSGNTMTVNQSSQTVAINWQSFSIGTESNVAFVQPDTTSVALNRVLGADPSLIMGGLTSNGQVFLINPNGILFGRSAQVNVGGLVASTLALSDADLMAGTLRFSGTGGSVVNEGAITSGGGYVALLGGQVANDGVIQARLGTIALAAGEAITLDFAGDGLLKVAVDTGAVGTLVRNGGLLQADGGSVIMTTQAAGTLLNTVVNNTGTIQARTIGNRDGVILLLGDMSSGTVTAGGSLDASAPDGGDGGFIETSAATVRIADGARITTQSSGGTTGTWLIDPQDFTVGAGGNISGETLSRQLVTTNVTISTLTGAGAALPGNGAIHINDAIAWSASGTPTTLTLNANRDININAPITATNGNLVACCGRDVNVNAPIVTTRGSVLLNAGQDIRVFHAITTTDGNIALCAGHDVHIDAAVTLTRGSTIPAQSLGLPVGLTLIAGYNASGPGVDGGTIIYGALTPPTTVTVAPTTISYNPVSYAAPTDFGIHFVRTEGATLTQRMLLFPEGGRVADGTTATTLTGFRTTALSGTPAGVSLVAGPGATAAFDSVDAGTDVGITYSGYSLSGADAARYALAGPCCSAGFRTRSTITPAAVITPPVVVPPVVVPPVVVPPVVVPPVVTPPVVTPPVVVTPVVTPPFVTPVFPVIPTSSTPVSGNDRPVPPGEGLNLVIVDFPPPASPFPPVDVPVPTPPVPEVPATPVPPTGRDIPPPAAETPPDTTTPYLEQPRPMAPAPIRPPKQDRN, translated from the coding sequence ATGACCCGCCTGCACAGTCTGATCTCCGGCCTCCATGGATGGGGTCGCCCCGCCGGACGTCGCACCGCCCTCTCCGCCTCGACCGTTCTCACGCGGCTGATCTCTCCGGCCGCCCTCGGGCTCGCCGCAGCCCTGTCCATGGGAACAGGCGCCACCGCGCAGACCCTGCCCACCGGGGGCGTGGTGTCTGCCGGCACGGCGACCCTGTCCACCAGCGGCAACACGATGACGGTCAACCAGTCCAGCCAGACCGTGGCGATCAACTGGCAGAGCTTCTCGATCGGCACCGAAAGCAACGTCGCCTTCGTCCAGCCGGACACCACCTCGGTGGCCCTGAACCGGGTGCTGGGGGCGGATCCGTCCCTGATCATGGGCGGGCTGACGTCGAACGGTCAGGTCTTCCTGATCAATCCCAACGGCATCCTGTTCGGCCGCAGCGCCCAGGTGAACGTCGGCGGCCTGGTGGCCTCCACCCTCGCCCTCAGCGACGCCGACCTGATGGCCGGTACCCTTCGCTTCTCCGGAACGGGCGGATCGGTCGTCAACGAGGGCGCGATCACCAGCGGCGGGGGCTACGTCGCCCTGCTGGGCGGGCAGGTGGCCAACGACGGCGTGATCCAGGCCCGCCTCGGGACCATCGCCCTGGCCGCCGGCGAGGCGATCACCCTGGACTTCGCCGGCGACGGCCTGCTCAAGGTCGCGGTCGACACCGGCGCGGTCGGCACCCTGGTCCGGAACGGCGGCCTCCTGCAGGCGGACGGCGGATCGGTCATCATGACCACCCAGGCCGCCGGCACCCTTCTCAACACGGTGGTGAACAACACGGGCACCATCCAGGCCCGCACCATCGGCAATAGGGACGGCGTCATCCTCCTGCTGGGCGACATGAGCAGCGGCACGGTGACGGCGGGCGGCTCTCTCGACGCCAGCGCGCCCGACGGCGGCGACGGCGGCTTCATCGAAACCTCGGCCGCCACGGTCCGGATCGCCGACGGTGCCCGCATCACCACCCAGTCCTCCGGCGGAACCACCGGAACCTGGCTGATCGACCCCCAGGACTTCACGGTCGGGGCGGGCGGCAACATCTCGGGCGAGACCCTCTCGCGACAACTGGTCACCACCAACGTCACGATCAGCACCCTGACGGGCGCGGGCGCAGCCCTGCCCGGCAACGGCGCCATCCACATCAATGACGCGATCGCCTGGTCCGCGTCCGGCACGCCGACCACCCTGACGCTCAACGCCAATCGCGACATCAACATCAATGCGCCGATCACGGCCACGAACGGCAATCTGGTGGCCTGCTGCGGCCGGGACGTGAACGTCAACGCCCCGATCGTCACCACGCGCGGCAGCGTGCTGCTGAATGCGGGCCAGGACATCCGGGTGTTCCACGCCATCACCACGACGGACGGCAACATCGCCCTGTGCGCCGGGCATGACGTCCATATCGACGCCGCGGTCACCCTGACGCGGGGATCCACCATTCCCGCGCAGAGCCTCGGCCTTCCGGTCGGTCTGACCCTGATCGCCGGCTACAACGCCAGCGGGCCCGGGGTGGACGGGGGCACGATCATCTACGGGGCCCTCACCCCGCCCACGACCGTCACCGTCGCTCCGACGACCATCAGCTACAATCCGGTGTCCTATGCCGCGCCGACCGACTTCGGCATCCATTTCGTCCGCACCGAAGGGGCAACCCTGACCCAGCGCATGCTGCTGTTTCCCGAGGGCGGGCGCGTCGCAGACGGCACCACGGCGACGACCCTGACCGGGTTCCGCACCACGGCCCTGTCGGGGACACCCGCCGGCGTGAGCCTGGTCGCGGGTCCCGGCGCCACGGCCGCATTCGACAGCGTCGACGCCGGCACCGACGTCGGCATCACCTACAGCGGCTACAGTCTGTCGGGTGCCGACGCCGCCCGGTACGCCCTGGCCGGGCCCTGCTGCTCGGCGGGCTTCCGGACCCGCAGCACGATCACCCCGGCAGCGGTCATCACGCCCCCTGTGGTCGTTCCGCCCGTCGTCGTTCCGCCGGTGGTGGTCCCGCCCGTGGTGGTGCCTCCGGTCGTCACCCCGCCCGTCGTGACACCGCCGGTCGTCGTGACGCCCGTGGTCACGCCGCCGTTCGTGACTCCGGTCTTCCCGGTGATCCCGACGTCTTCGACGCCCGTGTCGGGAAACGACCGACCCGTGCCTCCCGGCGAGGGACTGAACCTGGTGATCGTGGACTTCCCGCCCCCGGCCTCCCCCTTCCCGCCCGTCGATGTCCCGGTGCCCACACCCCCGGTGCCCGAGGTCCCGGCGACCCCCGTCCCGCCGACCGGCCGGGATATCCCGCCGCCCGCCGCGGAGACCCCGCCCGACACGACCACGCCCTATCTGGAACAGCCCAGGCCGATGGCGCCCGCGCCCATCCGTCCGCCCAAGCAGGATCGAAACTGA
- a CDS encoding DUF305 domain-containing protein, which produces MNRISLVIVACALSAACSPQQAEAPPAGPPEAPAMAATHGKMGGLAAASPGDSIATQGYKSSMNTMMEQMPAFTGDADIDFMKQMRGHHVAAVSMARVELAQGKDAQARSLAQEVITAQEREITLIDAWLAQKGASAAPAG; this is translated from the coding sequence ATGAACCGCATCAGTCTCGTCATCGTCGCCTGCGCCCTGTCAGCGGCCTGTTCCCCGCAACAAGCTGAAGCGCCCCCTGCTGGCCCGCCTGAAGCTCCTGCAATGGCGGCCACGCACGGGAAGATGGGCGGCCTCGCCGCGGCCTCGCCGGGCGATTCAATCGCCACTCAGGGCTACAAATCCTCAATGAACACGATGATGGAGCAGATGCCGGCTTTCACCGGCGACGCTGACATCGACTTCATGAAGCAGATGCGGGGGCACCACGTCGCTGCCGTATCGATGGCCCGTGTCGAGCTGGCGCAAGGCAAGGACGCCCAAGCGCGAAGCCTGGCCCAAGAGGTGATCACGGCGCAGGAGCGCGAAATCACCTTGATCGACGCATGGCTGGCCCAGAAGGGCGCGTCTGCAGCCCCCGCTGGCTGA
- a CDS encoding ShlB/FhaC/HecB family hemolysin secretion/activation protein: MVRPEPRSGIDLVTPDQIREPVVEGARVHVSAVRVTGVTLFAEQDLAALTGISPGSDLTLAELRNGAAEITDFYNDKGYFLARAYLPAQEISGGLVTIAVTEGRYGTIAVRNGSRLDDGVAAAILDRPALQTGEVVTIRPLERALLLLSDTPGVVANSTLSPAARPGASDLTIELANAPLISGSLEADNVGDRYSGRYRFGGSLNLNNPTGAGDLASLRVLTSGEGLGYGRASYQRPLGEATIGTAYTHVDYTLGEEFTALDAGGSADIFGVFASYPILRSRRANVSVFGSVDHKRLKDDIGLVSQSSRKTIDAVGLGLRGDALDAFGGGGATSWSLIGTAGSLDIRSPLERAADAATAGSQGGFGKLQYSLARSQTLVGPLSLYGALRGQVASGNLDTTEKMQLGGAYAVRAYPEGEAYGDEGYVATVETRLELDRWTPALPGRLQVFSFVDWGEVDVAQSPWFAGSNHERRSGAGVGLVWQSPSDLIVRTTWARRNNDQRVTSGPDRRDRFSFQIVQLF; this comes from the coding sequence GTGGTCCGGCCCGAACCTCGCAGCGGTATCGACCTGGTCACGCCTGACCAGATCCGTGAACCGGTCGTCGAGGGGGCCCGGGTCCATGTCTCGGCCGTACGGGTAACCGGTGTTACCCTCTTCGCGGAGCAGGACCTCGCTGCCCTGACCGGCATCTCGCCCGGCAGCGACCTGACCCTGGCCGAACTCCGCAACGGCGCGGCGGAGATCACCGACTTCTACAACGACAAAGGCTACTTCCTCGCCCGCGCCTATCTGCCGGCGCAGGAGATCAGCGGCGGCCTGGTCACCATCGCGGTCACCGAAGGCCGGTACGGCACGATCGCGGTCCGCAACGGCTCCCGGCTCGACGACGGCGTCGCCGCCGCCATTCTGGATCGGCCCGCTCTGCAAACCGGGGAAGTGGTCACCATCCGGCCGCTGGAGCGGGCGCTGCTGCTTCTGTCGGACACCCCGGGCGTCGTTGCGAACTCCACCCTGTCACCGGCCGCCCGGCCCGGAGCCTCCGACCTGACCATCGAGCTCGCCAACGCGCCGTTGATCTCGGGCAGTCTGGAGGCCGACAACGTCGGCGACCGCTATTCGGGCCGCTACCGGTTCGGCGGCTCGCTCAACCTCAACAACCCCACCGGTGCCGGGGATCTGGCAAGCCTCCGGGTCCTGACGTCGGGCGAGGGCCTGGGTTATGGCCGTGCCAGCTATCAGCGGCCGCTGGGCGAGGCGACGATCGGAACGGCCTATACCCACGTCGACTACACGCTCGGCGAGGAGTTCACGGCCCTGGATGCCGGCGGGTCGGCCGACATCTTCGGCGTCTTCGCCAGCTATCCGATCCTGCGCTCGCGCCGGGCCAACGTCTCCGTCTTCGGCAGCGTCGACCACAAGCGGCTGAAGGACGACATCGGGCTGGTTTCGCAATCGTCACGCAAGACCATCGACGCGGTCGGACTGGGACTGCGCGGTGACGCACTGGACGCCTTCGGCGGCGGCGGGGCGACGTCCTGGTCGCTGATCGGCACCGCCGGGTCTCTGGACATCCGCTCGCCGCTCGAACGGGCCGCCGACGCCGCGACCGCCGGGTCGCAGGGCGGGTTCGGGAAGCTGCAGTACAGCCTGGCCCGCAGCCAGACCCTCGTGGGGCCGCTGTCGCTCTACGGCGCGCTGCGGGGCCAGGTCGCGTCCGGGAATCTGGACACGACCGAGAAGATGCAGCTCGGCGGTGCCTATGCCGTCCGGGCCTACCCGGAAGGTGAGGCCTACGGCGACGAGGGCTATGTCGCCACCGTCGAGACCCGGCTCGAGCTCGACCGGTGGACCCCGGCCCTGCCCGGCCGTCTGCAGGTCTTCAGTTTCGTCGACTGGGGCGAGGTGGATGTGGCCCAGAGCCCCTGGTTCGCCGGCTCCAACCATGAACGTCGCAGCGGAGCGGGCGTCGGCCTGGTCTGGCAAAGCCCTTCCGACCTGATCGTCAGGACGACCTGGGCCCGCCGGAACAACGACCAGAGGGTCACCTCGGGTCCCGACCGCCGCGACCGCTTCTCCTTCCAGATCGTGCAGCTGTTCTGA
- a CDS encoding metal-sensitive transcriptional regulator, with protein sequence MQTETKPKVLNRLSRIEGQVRGIARMVEDDRYCVDLLTQLQAVRAALHRVETEVLRDHLDHCVMGAMTGDDPEDRKAKAGELIELLARASR encoded by the coding sequence ATGCAAACTGAAACGAAACCCAAGGTTCTCAACAGGCTGAGCCGCATCGAAGGCCAGGTGCGGGGAATCGCGCGCATGGTCGAAGATGATCGGTACTGCGTTGACCTGCTGACCCAGTTGCAGGCGGTCCGGGCGGCGCTGCATCGCGTGGAGACCGAAGTGCTGAGGGACCACCTTGACCACTGCGTGATGGGCGCCATGACCGGCGACGATCCCGAGGATCGCAAGGCCAAGGCCGGCGAACTGATCGAACTGTTGGCGCGAGCCAGTCGGTAG
- the copD gene encoding copper homeostasis membrane protein CopD codes for MIEAWVIGLRAIQYGAAALLFGLPAFLIYSAPATEPLSLAWPRPALFCAAVALALAAPAALIAHTAMMAGSLSEAIKPETLGMMVTGMGLGMALAVRSLVAFVALAAVAMIRPGPRLWWACMLLGLVVSATFAWTGHGAATEGPGHGLHIASDILHAVSASLWVGALAAFAALVAWRPREPSRHDQALARVLAGFAQVGTLAVAVLLLTGLVNSAFLVGWSGLWTLPDRAYGRWLILKLALFGLMLGLAAINRFRLTPAVEAVRADSATVFGHLRRSLVVEFALSLAVLMVVAVMGTLAPPASLP; via the coding sequence GTGATCGAGGCCTGGGTTATTGGCCTGAGAGCGATCCAGTACGGCGCCGCCGCGCTGCTGTTCGGTCTGCCGGCCTTCCTGATCTACAGCGCCCCAGCTACGGAGCCCCTTTCCCTGGCTTGGCCGCGACCCGCCCTGTTCTGTGCGGCCGTGGCGCTGGCGTTGGCGGCGCCCGCCGCCCTCATCGCCCACACCGCGATGATGGCCGGATCCTTGAGCGAGGCGATCAAGCCCGAGACGCTCGGTATGATGGTGACGGGTATGGGCTTGGGGATGGCGCTAGCCGTTCGGTCCCTTGTCGCCTTTGTGGCCTTGGCGGCGGTCGCGATGATCCGGCCCGGTCCGCGACTGTGGTGGGCCTGCATGCTCCTCGGCCTCGTCGTCTCGGCCACCTTCGCCTGGACCGGTCATGGTGCGGCCACCGAGGGTCCCGGACACGGACTCCATATTGCGTCCGACATTCTGCACGCGGTTTCAGCGTCTCTTTGGGTCGGCGCTCTGGCCGCCTTCGCCGCCTTGGTCGCATGGCGTCCCCGGGAGCCATCCCGGCACGATCAGGCTCTGGCGCGCGTCTTGGCCGGCTTCGCGCAAGTCGGCACCCTCGCCGTGGCGGTTCTCCTGCTGACGGGCTTGGTCAACAGCGCCTTCCTGGTAGGGTGGAGCGGGCTCTGGACGCTGCCCGACAGAGCCTATGGGCGCTGGCTCATCCTCAAGCTCGCCCTGTTCGGCCTCATGCTGGGACTGGCGGCCATCAATCGCTTCCGCCTGACCCCCGCCGTCGAGGCCGTCCGTGCGGACTCGGCTACCGTGTTCGGCCATCTCAGGCGAAGCCTTGTCGTAGAATTCGCGCTCTCTCTGGCCGTTCTGATGGTCGTCGCCGTGATGGGGACGCTCGCGCCCCCGGCCTCGTTGCCTTGA
- the copC gene encoding copper homeostasis periplasmic binding protein CopC has product MGFNRFGPAFAVAAAVVMAAGAVSAHARLVSSTPAANATVAAPRSIALTFSERMVPAFSTFDVVNAAGAKTAVSTTVSEDGRSITGALARPLAAGGYTVNWTIASSDGHRMTGSYAFTVR; this is encoded by the coding sequence ATGGGTTTCAATCGTTTCGGTCCCGCTTTCGCGGTCGCTGCGGCCGTGGTCATGGCCGCCGGCGCGGTCAGCGCCCATGCGCGTCTCGTCAGTTCGACGCCTGCGGCGAATGCGACCGTGGCCGCACCCCGCTCCATTGCCCTCACTTTCAGCGAGCGGATGGTGCCGGCATTCTCGACGTTTGACGTGGTGAACGCCGCCGGCGCCAAGACCGCCGTCAGCACGACCGTGAGCGAAGACGGCCGATCGATCACAGGCGCCCTCGCCCGACCGCTCGCCGCCGGAGGCTATACGGTCAACTGGACCATCGCCTCGAGCGACGGCCACCGCATGACAGGCTCCTACGCCTTCACCGTTCGCTGA